One Desulfonatronum thiodismutans DNA segment encodes these proteins:
- a CDS encoding radical SAM protein translates to MKRGRRPPGSRATPEQEWGGRLPIALVFPQKPALAYSSLGWQAVLELLRSRPTLAVEPVFWDPDRFELVRPFGKRGLGAFGIVAFSLTYEFDYLHLFRILTASGIAPDAVRRPSWPLVMAGGALAFMNPAPIAPSVDLFWVGEAEAGLADCLEVLAEAYVRNGSRDEALDLVGAMPGVYVPGKSRSPVRRAMHLHSSPLGGLEAPVSSSFITPDAVFRDTLLLEVNRGCPHGCRFCAAGYVYRPPRLASLDDLQEIVLRKQPRKVGLVGTALTDWPYLERFLTWLGERKVDVSLSSLRAEGLTEELLDTLRALGTRTITLALEGAGRTLRDSMNKHVREEAFLRTVERLSRKGFNHLKIYLLVGWPGETDADWEEFGLFLREVDRVRVSGGGRGKTNLKLITLGLGCLVPKPWTPLQWAAMADEQAFKDRISQVRKATKSMTGVQVRSDAPGLARIQGLLARGDERVHELIRLAADLKGRELEVWTAALARWPGDPAWYLDRERARDEVFPWEVIDPGVDREYLWREWEKAGTRRMSPPCPMDFAPDGLQAGCLKCRRCGLQKRLQT, encoded by the coding sequence GTGAAACGCGGTCGCCGTCCCCCCGGCTCGCGGGCCACTCCAGAGCAGGAATGGGGCGGTCGCCTGCCCATTGCCCTGGTCTTTCCCCAGAAGCCCGCTTTGGCCTATTCCAGCCTGGGATGGCAGGCGGTGTTGGAGCTGTTGCGGTCTCGTCCGACGTTGGCAGTGGAGCCGGTGTTCTGGGACCCGGACCGGTTCGAGTTGGTCCGGCCCTTTGGAAAACGCGGACTGGGCGCCTTTGGCATCGTGGCTTTCAGCCTGACCTACGAGTTCGATTACCTCCATTTGTTCCGTATCCTGACGGCATCCGGGATCGCCCCCGACGCCGTGCGACGCCCCTCCTGGCCACTGGTCATGGCCGGAGGGGCGCTCGCGTTTATGAACCCCGCCCCCATCGCTCCCAGCGTGGATCTGTTCTGGGTGGGGGAGGCCGAGGCCGGTCTGGCCGACTGTTTGGAGGTCTTGGCTGAAGCGTATGTCCGTAACGGCTCCCGTGACGAGGCTCTGGACTTGGTCGGGGCCATGCCTGGGGTCTACGTTCCCGGAAAAAGCAGGTCGCCCGTACGTCGAGCCATGCACCTGCATTCCTCACCCCTGGGCGGACTGGAAGCCCCGGTCAGCTCCAGTTTCATCACCCCGGACGCCGTGTTCCGGGACACCCTGCTACTGGAAGTCAACCGGGGCTGTCCGCACGGTTGCCGGTTCTGCGCCGCGGGATACGTGTACCGTCCGCCCAGACTTGCTTCCCTGGACGACCTCCAGGAAATCGTGCTGCGTAAACAGCCGCGTAAAGTGGGGCTGGTGGGCACGGCCTTGACGGACTGGCCGTACTTGGAACGTTTTCTTACCTGGCTGGGCGAGCGAAAGGTCGACGTCTCCTTGTCCTCCTTGCGGGCCGAGGGTCTAACCGAAGAGCTGCTGGACACCCTGCGCGCCCTGGGAACGCGCACGATCACCTTGGCCCTGGAAGGGGCCGGCCGGACGTTGCGGGACTCGATGAACAAGCACGTCCGTGAAGAGGCCTTTCTGCGAACCGTGGAACGGCTTTCCCGTAAAGGGTTCAATCATCTGAAAATTTATCTGCTTGTGGGCTGGCCTGGGGAGACCGACGCGGACTGGGAAGAGTTCGGCCTGTTCCTGCGGGAAGTGGACCGGGTCCGGGTTAGTGGCGGCGGGCGAGGCAAAACCAACCTGAAGTTGATCACCCTGGGGCTGGGTTGCTTGGTGCCCAAACCCTGGACGCCTTTGCAATGGGCGGCCATGGCCGATGAACAGGCCTTCAAGGATCGAATTTCCCAAGTCCGTAAGGCGACCAAAAGCATGACCGGGGTTCAGGTCCGCTCGGACGCTCCGGGGTTGGCCAGGATTCAAGGGCTCTTGGCCCGTGGTGACGAGCGGGTTCACGAGTTGATCCGGCTTGCCGCCGACCTGAAAGGTCGTGAACTGGAGGTGTGGACCGCGGCTTTGGCACGGTGGCCGGGCGATCCGGCTTGGTATCTGGACCGGGAACGGGCGCGGGACGAGGTTTTTCCGTGGGAAGTGATCGATCCGGGGGTGGACCGGGAATACCTATGGCGGGAATGGGAAAAGGCCGGGACGCGACGCATGTCGCCGCCCTGCCCCATGGATTTCGCCCCGGACGGACTTCAGGCTGGGTGCCTGAAGTGCCGCCGGTGCGGACTGCAAAAAAGGCTTCAGACCTGA
- a CDS encoding FmdB family zinc ribbon protein yields MPIFEYACPQCNHVFEELARLSDQETKFCPKCGSGQAVKVMSVCRASTSGPFVETSPSSFAPSSGCAPGRGFS; encoded by the coding sequence ATGCCCATTTTCGAATACGCCTGTCCCCAGTGCAACCATGTTTTCGAGGAACTGGCCCGGCTTTCGGACCAGGAAACCAAGTTCTGCCCGAAGTGTGGCTCGGGACAAGCCGTGAAAGTCATGTCCGTCTGCCGTGCATCCACGTCCGGACCCTTCGTTGAAACCTCGCCCTCCAGTTTTGCTCCGAGCTCCGGATGCGCTCCGGGAAGAGGCTTTTCCTGA